The proteins below come from a single Microbulbifer sp. Q7 genomic window:
- a CDS encoding ATP-binding protein: protein MFLKKLILINWGNIPQLEYEFGPINLFSGGNGSGKTTAADAIQTLMTAAHDTLFTFNPGQDETTQRGRGGKQVRTLASYVLGCDDGSYARLQPTDCYIVGNFYPTDGEDGEPFTAIMGIRAHLDTSTKPAQARQDSLKFFVVPGEQLAMNDFIKEYKDGKHLLPLDKFYSVVGKQFERVEQYDKKKAYLRRLYGALRGRKDAVPDREATHAARTFANFMAYKPVKSINDFVAQEVLEKRDLGEAIRSVSELMKTIHGMELEAREIVERVGALQQIAESADLYTEQWLQLRVQEYLQAKHQQLRVQKTYLEGKSRQKETRAELESTALEIQQSESRTRHLSEQLVAIQAQRQGISALRTKDDLDQKIAAANRALSSLAAPLATQQQLFSANHAAAGELLSILSTTSVSLEIPAFSDGGLVKSLKAVGRGDPLPPLDGLLAKDWIDLAAQESLREQVASAEALQNRLVRQMTESEPGEITLRDQVNDLVSRGELKVQQLQKQLHAQESRIHHLQSNRVRYPQYVEQALSTIREQCPQAEPQVLCDFVEVLDERWQMAVEGYLGGARFSIIVDPEHEAEAMAIVRAMPGRSNRARVIQGDKARRDAERMEAPQKSIVELMTFNHKTAEYYLRASYGTVVQVGDAQALRGTRRGLTPEGLASGNYSMWRCDIDDSELVFGQGARARALAAQERALQQLLKEAGQLHAQQQQLRNLAQAVRSLSPLKLLESVDSALDAQRQWRNAEQALANLDLDDGLELEQQANALHEKLEHERQQGAGLQKLAGKLESNLDNIAKQLLALSAQLDQLDDALTDSEAAVQRIAQITPDFDVESVLQQADEQAERADDGFDFAQDVAEWNGRLQKYSHQLLKGVMDYNSSCSTGDTLSFDPDFAGGHSEAQFKLVCQLAEQVTALRNRLKNNLLVDRHEQLQGLKKSFNTTFVAHLCHAIYQSINDGKRVLDDLNKELEHHRFGADRERFRFDYRWVPEFKEYWNFFKAVIELPNLGEEQSLFDADLDPKYQQVRDKLLKMLLSEDEQLARRELDRISDYRNYRNYEIYKEPQGKEPIALSQYGTGSGGQLETPAYIIRSAAVTSAFRFNDGNSHLKMVLVDEAFSKMDESRSREVIRYLTETLGLQLLFIMPSSKSGPFMDLISNQFVFSKCPSPKPVGELNTRVYVDRKICNQEKIAKLWANHRRTIRQQASLEFLDLLEEPVTI, encoded by the coding sequence ATGTTTCTGAAAAAACTTATCCTGATCAATTGGGGCAATATCCCCCAGCTGGAATACGAATTCGGGCCCATCAACCTGTTTTCTGGCGGCAACGGATCCGGAAAGACGACGGCCGCGGATGCTATTCAGACCCTGATGACCGCGGCACACGATACCCTGTTTACCTTCAATCCCGGGCAGGATGAAACCACACAGCGGGGGCGAGGTGGCAAGCAGGTGCGGACACTGGCTTCCTATGTGCTCGGTTGTGATGACGGCAGCTATGCACGCCTGCAGCCTACAGACTGCTACATAGTGGGGAATTTTTACCCCACCGACGGTGAAGACGGCGAGCCTTTTACGGCCATCATGGGCATCCGTGCCCATCTCGATACCAGCACCAAACCGGCCCAGGCCCGTCAGGACAGCCTCAAGTTTTTTGTCGTCCCCGGCGAGCAGCTGGCGATGAACGATTTCATCAAGGAATACAAAGACGGCAAACACCTGCTGCCGCTGGACAAGTTCTACAGCGTGGTGGGTAAGCAGTTTGAGCGGGTGGAGCAGTACGACAAGAAAAAGGCCTACCTGCGCAGGCTCTATGGCGCACTGCGTGGCCGCAAGGATGCAGTGCCCGACCGTGAAGCGACCCATGCCGCGCGCACCTTCGCCAACTTTATGGCGTACAAGCCGGTAAAAAGCATCAACGATTTTGTTGCGCAGGAAGTGCTGGAAAAGCGCGACCTTGGCGAGGCGATACGTTCCGTTTCCGAGCTGATGAAAACCATCCATGGCATGGAGCTGGAGGCGCGAGAAATCGTTGAGCGGGTGGGAGCCCTCCAGCAGATCGCGGAGTCAGCCGACCTGTACACGGAGCAGTGGCTGCAGTTGCGCGTCCAGGAATACCTGCAGGCCAAGCACCAGCAGCTGCGTGTGCAGAAAACCTATCTCGAAGGTAAAAGTCGCCAGAAGGAAACGCGCGCTGAGCTGGAAAGCACCGCGTTGGAAATTCAGCAATCAGAGAGCCGAACCCGTCACCTGAGCGAGCAGCTGGTGGCGATTCAGGCGCAGCGCCAGGGCATTTCCGCTCTGCGCACGAAAGACGACCTGGATCAGAAGATCGCTGCCGCCAACCGTGCGCTGTCGTCACTGGCCGCGCCGCTCGCAACGCAGCAGCAGCTATTTTCCGCGAACCACGCCGCCGCCGGTGAGCTGCTGTCCATTCTCAGCACCACTTCCGTTTCCCTGGAAATCCCGGCGTTTAGTGACGGCGGGCTGGTGAAGTCGCTGAAAGCGGTGGGGCGCGGTGACCCCTTGCCGCCACTGGATGGTTTGCTGGCCAAGGACTGGATTGACCTTGCAGCCCAGGAATCCTTGCGCGAACAGGTTGCTTCGGCAGAGGCGCTGCAGAACCGCCTTGTTCGCCAGATGACCGAGTCTGAGCCCGGCGAGATTACCCTGCGCGATCAGGTGAATGATCTTGTGTCCCGCGGCGAGCTCAAAGTTCAGCAGCTGCAGAAACAACTGCACGCGCAGGAATCCCGCATCCACCACTTGCAGTCCAATCGTGTTCGCTATCCACAGTACGTGGAGCAGGCGTTGTCAACGATCCGCGAGCAGTGCCCGCAGGCCGAGCCGCAGGTACTTTGTGACTTTGTGGAAGTGCTGGACGAGCGCTGGCAGATGGCGGTGGAGGGGTATCTGGGCGGCGCACGCTTTTCGATTATCGTGGACCCGGAGCATGAAGCGGAAGCGATGGCCATCGTGCGGGCTATGCCCGGCCGGAGCAACCGTGCGCGGGTCATCCAGGGTGACAAGGCCCGACGCGACGCGGAACGTATGGAGGCACCGCAAAAGTCCATCGTCGAGTTGATGACATTCAACCACAAGACCGCGGAGTATTACCTGCGCGCCTCCTACGGCACCGTAGTGCAAGTGGGTGATGCGCAGGCGCTGCGCGGCACCCGCCGGGGGTTGACACCGGAAGGGCTGGCCAGCGGCAACTACAGCATGTGGCGCTGTGATATCGACGACAGTGAGCTGGTGTTCGGCCAGGGTGCACGGGCGCGCGCACTGGCAGCGCAGGAGCGCGCGTTACAGCAGTTACTGAAGGAAGCGGGCCAATTGCACGCACAACAGCAGCAGCTTCGTAACCTTGCGCAGGCAGTGCGCAGCCTGTCGCCGCTGAAACTGCTGGAGTCCGTGGATTCGGCGCTCGATGCACAACGTCAATGGCGCAATGCGGAGCAGGCATTGGCCAATCTCGATCTCGACGACGGGCTGGAGCTGGAGCAGCAGGCCAATGCGTTGCACGAGAAGCTCGAGCACGAGCGCCAGCAAGGCGCAGGCCTGCAAAAACTGGCGGGCAAGCTGGAGTCCAATCTCGACAATATCGCCAAACAGTTACTGGCGTTGTCGGCACAGTTGGATCAGCTGGACGATGCGCTGACAGACAGCGAGGCCGCGGTGCAGCGCATTGCACAGATCACCCCGGATTTCGACGTGGAGTCTGTGCTGCAGCAGGCGGATGAGCAGGCCGAGCGCGCGGACGATGGCTTTGATTTCGCCCAGGATGTAGCGGAGTGGAACGGGCGACTACAGAAATACAGCCATCAGCTCCTTAAAGGCGTGATGGATTACAACAGCAGCTGCAGCACCGGGGATACCCTCTCTTTCGATCCGGATTTTGCCGGTGGTCACAGCGAAGCGCAGTTCAAGCTTGTTTGCCAGCTGGCCGAGCAGGTCACCGCTTTGCGCAATCGCCTCAAGAACAATCTGCTGGTGGATCGCCATGAGCAGCTTCAGGGGCTAAAGAAGTCGTTCAACACCACTTTTGTTGCCCACCTTTGCCACGCCATTTACCAGTCGATCAACGATGGCAAGCGGGTGCTGGACGACCTGAACAAGGAGCTCGAGCACCATCGCTTTGGTGCCGATCGCGAGCGGTTCCGCTTCGATTACCGGTGGGTGCCTGAGTTCAAGGAGTACTGGAACTTCTTTAAAGCGGTTATCGAGCTGCCCAACCTCGGCGAAGAGCAGAGCCTGTTTGACGCGGACCTGGATCCCAAGTACCAGCAGGTGCGCGACAAACTGCTGAAGATGTTGCTCAGTGAAGATGAGCAGCTTGCCCGCCGCGAACTCGATCGCATCAGTGACTATCGTAACTATCGCAATTACGAGATTTACAAGGAGCCGCAGGGCAAGGAGCCTATCGCGCTCAGCCAGTACGGTACGGGCTCGGGTGGCCAGCTGGAGACGCCCGCCTACATCATCCGCTCGGCAGCGGTAACCTCGGCCTTCCGGTTTAACGACGGCAACAGTCACCTGAAGATGGTGCTGGTGGATGAAGCATTTTCAAAAATGGATGAATCCCGCTCGCGCGAGGTGATCCGTTATCTGACAGAAACCCTCGGGCTACAGTTACTGTTCATTATGCCCAGCAGTAAATCCGGCCCGTTCATGGACCTGATTTCCAATCAGTTTGTGTTCAGTAAATGCCCCAGCCCGAAACCGGTGGGTGAACTGAATACCCGGGTTTATGTAGACCGGAAAATCTGTAACCAGGAAAAAATCGCAAAACTCTGGGCCAATCACCGCCGCACCATTCGCCAGCAGGCGAGCCTGGAGTTCCTGGATTTACTCGAAGAGCCGGTCACTATTTGA
- a CDS encoding GAF domain-containing protein — MSVTTFYESLCAQLSGLLTGERDWLANTANASALLFLELENINWAGFYFLHGDELRLGPFQGKPACTRIPVGAGVCGTAVKTGQSQLVEDVHQFPGHIACDAVSASEVVVPLYHGDRCIGVLDIDSPQVARFTEQDLAGVEAFAKTLLSLSDLP; from the coding sequence ATGAGTGTAACCACATTTTACGAGTCCCTGTGCGCGCAGCTTTCCGGGCTGCTCACTGGCGAGCGCGACTGGCTGGCGAACACCGCAAATGCCAGCGCGCTGTTGTTTCTGGAGCTGGAAAATATTAATTGGGCCGGGTTCTATTTCCTCCATGGTGACGAGCTCCGTCTGGGCCCGTTTCAGGGCAAGCCCGCCTGTACGCGGATTCCTGTGGGGGCTGGCGTGTGTGGCACCGCGGTGAAAACCGGCCAGTCCCAGCTGGTGGAGGATGTGCATCAGTTTCCGGGACACATCGCGTGTGATGCGGTTTCTGCTTCCGAGGTGGTTGTGCCGCTGTATCACGGCGACCGGTGTATCGGTGTGCTGGATATTGATAGCCCACAGGTGGCCCGGTTTACCGAGCAGGATCTCGCCGGTGTAGAAGCGTTTGCGAAGACACTATTGTCGCTCTCTGATTTGCCGTAA
- a CDS encoding spermidine synthase has translation MALVWSKQAGDSLYEVRSHGATIRLYSNGVFHSQWNARDPLKGSFWELLFLPVFFRPAERVRRVLILGVGGGALIRLLQRFVEPEQIVGVDIDRHHLTVARRYFGVRGAELVCADARHYVAQAAGSNLAGQFDLIVDDLFGHTAGVAERAISADLEWCGKLLALLSPDGLVVSNFGSRRELLESGWRSARLQRQLQGGWRAELPGYENSIGIFSREKLQRRALAAHAPLAINPANPSRRLGARLTRLR, from the coding sequence ATGGCACTGGTGTGGAGCAAACAAGCCGGCGATAGCCTCTACGAAGTGCGCAGTCATGGGGCAACGATTCGCCTTTACAGCAACGGCGTATTCCACTCCCAGTGGAATGCCAGAGATCCGCTCAAGGGCTCCTTCTGGGAGCTTTTGTTTTTGCCGGTATTTTTCCGGCCGGCAGAACGGGTGCGGCGGGTCCTGATCCTCGGTGTCGGAGGCGGCGCCTTGATTCGCCTGCTACAGCGTTTCGTTGAACCCGAGCAGATCGTGGGCGTGGATATTGACCGGCATCATCTTACGGTGGCCCGCCGCTATTTCGGGGTGCGCGGTGCCGAGCTGGTGTGTGCGGATGCCCGTCACTATGTCGCCCAGGCTGCAGGAAGCAATCTCGCGGGGCAGTTTGACCTTATCGTCGATGATCTGTTTGGTCACACTGCGGGTGTTGCGGAGCGAGCGATCAGCGCCGATCTCGAGTGGTGTGGAAAGCTGCTAGCGCTGTTGTCTCCCGATGGCTTGGTCGTCAGTAATTTTGGCAGTCGACGAGAGCTGCTGGAGAGCGGCTGGCGCAGCGCTCGCTTGCAGCGGCAGCTTCAGGGAGGCTGGCGCGCCGAACTCCCGGGCTATGAAAACAGCATCGGAATTTTCAGTCGCGAGAAGCTGCAGCGTAGGGCGCTTGCCGCCCATGCTCCCCTGGCGATTAACCCGGCGAACCCCTCACGCCGGCTCGGTGCCCGCTTAACCCGCCTGCGCTAG
- a CDS encoding class I SAM-dependent methyltransferase, producing MQTLLSQILSSSDSDTLWVADENSKPLLEAGLSFTGQLISNRWDITHKALAQGFRAHFCDFDLSVAGSQYSRIVYPVSKEKAAVHYIINQAPAALRDKGELLLLGNKSSGIKTYAQKAAQRFGAEKQLQKHSNDYLSITRSAEPAAGIPLDDSDYPQLRQPEALAGLYSKPGLFGWNKVDTGSALLARHFGDHVEEAEEIRAVDLGCGYGYLSSQLADLLGKSTRLFIEATDNNAAALLACERNFLERGITGRVVPGDAGSEIEGSSADILICNPPFHQGFQVEGDLTDRFLSQAARILRAGRTALFVVNEFIPLGKKAQGLFQQAQLLEKTKGFCIYRLTK from the coding sequence ATGCAGACCCTGCTTTCACAAATACTGTCTAGTAGTGACAGCGATACGCTCTGGGTTGCCGACGAAAACAGCAAACCCTTACTGGAAGCGGGCCTGAGCTTCACCGGCCAACTCATCAGCAATCGCTGGGATATTACCCACAAGGCCTTAGCCCAAGGCTTCCGCGCCCATTTCTGTGATTTCGACCTTTCAGTCGCAGGGTCACAGTACTCCCGCATCGTCTACCCGGTTTCCAAGGAAAAAGCGGCTGTTCACTACATCATCAATCAGGCGCCGGCTGCACTGCGCGACAAGGGCGAACTGCTCCTGCTGGGCAACAAGTCCAGCGGGATCAAAACCTATGCGCAAAAGGCCGCGCAGCGCTTTGGTGCCGAAAAACAGCTACAGAAACACAGTAACGACTACCTCAGCATTACCCGAAGCGCTGAGCCGGCCGCGGGGATACCACTGGATGACAGCGACTACCCGCAACTGCGACAACCAGAGGCACTTGCTGGCCTCTACTCCAAACCCGGGTTATTTGGCTGGAACAAGGTTGATACCGGCAGTGCACTACTGGCCCGGCACTTCGGGGACCACGTCGAGGAGGCAGAAGAGATTCGCGCGGTCGACCTGGGCTGTGGCTACGGCTACCTCAGCAGCCAGCTGGCCGATCTGCTCGGCAAAAGCACCCGCCTGTTTATTGAAGCGACCGACAACAATGCCGCGGCCCTATTGGCCTGTGAAAGAAATTTTCTCGAGCGGGGAATAACTGGCCGGGTAGTACCGGGCGATGCCGGTTCCGAGATCGAGGGCAGCAGTGCGGATATCCTGATCTGCAATCCGCCTTTTCATCAGGGGTTCCAGGTGGAAGGCGATCTCACCGATCGGTTCTTATCCCAGGCCGCACGAATCCTGCGCGCAGGTCGCACCGCACTCTTCGTGGTGAACGAATTTATTCCGCTGGGGAAAAAGGCGCAAGGGTTGTTTCAGCAGGCGCAGCTGCTGGAAAAGACAAAAGGATTCTGCATTTACCGGCTTACAAAATAG
- the rsuA gene encoding 16S rRNA pseudouridine(516) synthase RsuA: MADRKPQRLDKAISQVTDLSRAEVKRAAKQERITVNGVAVTDPASKVHESDELCLDGELLGESGPRYFMVNKPLGYVCATKDGEHPTVLDLLDEPNAHKLHIAGRLDIDTTGLVLVTDDGQWSHRITSPRHHCDKTYYAHLAEPIDDSAIDKFAKGIWLNNEKKRTKPAKLEILYRNEVRITISEGRYHQVKRMFAALGNRVLELHRERIGNIDLDDDLPEGDYRPLTADEIASVTAEIS; encoded by the coding sequence TTGGCTGATCGCAAACCGCAACGTCTGGACAAAGCCATCAGCCAGGTCACCGACCTGTCGCGGGCCGAAGTGAAGCGGGCGGCCAAGCAGGAACGGATCACCGTCAATGGCGTGGCGGTGACCGACCCAGCCAGCAAAGTCCACGAATCCGACGAGCTCTGCCTGGATGGAGAACTGCTCGGTGAATCGGGCCCCCGCTACTTTATGGTCAACAAACCACTGGGCTATGTCTGTGCCACCAAAGATGGTGAGCACCCCACGGTGCTCGACCTGCTGGATGAGCCGAATGCACACAAGCTGCATATCGCCGGCCGGCTGGATATCGATACCACCGGGTTGGTGCTGGTGACGGATGATGGCCAGTGGTCGCACCGTATTACCTCGCCGCGCCACCACTGCGATAAAACCTACTATGCGCATCTCGCCGAGCCGATCGACGACAGCGCCATCGACAAGTTTGCGAAGGGCATCTGGCTCAATAACGAAAAGAAGCGCACCAAGCCGGCCAAGCTGGAGATTCTCTACCGCAATGAAGTGCGTATCACCATCAGTGAGGGCCGCTACCACCAGGTAAAGCGGATGTTCGCTGCACTGGGCAATCGCGTGCTGGAACTGCACAGGGAGCGCATCGGCAACATTGATCTGGATGATGACCTGCCCGAGGGCGACTATCGCCCACTGACGGCGGACGAGATCGCCAGCGTTACCGCCGAGATCAGCTGA
- the folD gene encoding bifunctional methylenetetrahydrofolate dehydrogenase/methenyltetrahydrofolate cyclohydrolase FolD has product MSALVLDGKALAQKTEEELSARVAAMKQKSNGQTPILATILVGDDPASATYVKMKGNACRRIGMDSLQVELPSSTTTEELLAKIGELNNNPNVHGILLQHPVPEQIDERACFDAIALEKDVDGVTCLGFGRMAMGEQAYGCATPKGIMRLLEAYNIELSGKHAVVVGRSPILGKPMAAMLLNANATVTICHSRTQELAEHIKRADIVVGAVGRPEFIKADWIKDGAVVVDAGYHPGGVGDIELEPLKERAAAYTPVPGGVGPMTINTLIYQSVDSGEKKLG; this is encoded by the coding sequence ATGTCTGCACTGGTTCTGGATGGCAAGGCCCTTGCCCAGAAAACCGAAGAAGAACTGTCTGCCCGCGTTGCCGCCATGAAGCAAAAGAGCAACGGCCAGACCCCGATCCTCGCCACCATTCTGGTTGGAGACGACCCGGCCTCGGCAACCTACGTAAAGATGAAGGGCAATGCCTGCCGGCGGATTGGCATGGACTCCCTGCAGGTTGAGCTGCCCTCTTCCACTACCACCGAAGAGCTGCTGGCCAAGATCGGAGAGCTCAACAACAACCCCAACGTGCACGGCATTCTGCTGCAACACCCGGTGCCCGAGCAGATCGACGAGCGCGCCTGCTTCGACGCAATCGCCCTGGAGAAGGATGTCGACGGTGTGACCTGCCTCGGCTTCGGCCGCATGGCAATGGGCGAACAAGCCTACGGGTGCGCAACACCCAAGGGCATTATGCGCCTGCTGGAAGCCTACAACATCGAGCTGTCCGGCAAGCACGCCGTGGTTGTGGGCCGCAGCCCAATTCTCGGAAAGCCCATGGCTGCCATGCTGCTCAACGCCAATGCCACGGTGACCATCTGCCACTCCCGCACCCAGGAACTGGCCGAACACATTAAACGCGCGGATATCGTTGTCGGCGCTGTCGGCCGACCGGAGTTCATCAAGGCGGACTGGATCAAGGATGGCGCCGTCGTGGTCGATGCCGGTTATCACCCGGGCGGCGTTGGTGATATCGAGCTCGAGCCACTCAAGGAGCGCGCAGCAGCCTACACTCCGGTGCCAGGCGGCGTGGGCCCGATGACCATCAATACCCTGATCTATCAGTCTGTAGACTCGGGCGAGAAGAAACTTGGCTGA
- the cysC gene encoding adenylyl-sulfate kinase has product MTEVVERKATNVHWHDGDVTRGDRAAMLGHKGVTLWFTGLSGSGKSTVAVAVEKALTARGVLSYRLDGDNIRLGINANLGFSAEDRQENIRRVGEISKLFADTGVVVLSSFISPYAEDRAQVRKMHEEGDLPFMEVFIDCSLEAAEERDPKGLYKKARAGEIRGFTGIDDPYEAPASPELHLRTDQMSLEDEVDAVIKALQERGIII; this is encoded by the coding sequence GTGACTGAAGTCGTCGAACGCAAAGCAACCAATGTCCATTGGCACGATGGAGACGTAACCCGTGGGGATCGCGCTGCGATGTTGGGCCATAAGGGGGTGACCCTGTGGTTTACCGGTCTGTCCGGTTCCGGCAAGAGTACCGTAGCGGTTGCTGTGGAAAAGGCCCTTACTGCGCGCGGCGTACTCAGCTACCGTCTGGACGGCGACAATATTCGTCTCGGTATTAACGCCAACCTCGGCTTCTCAGCGGAAGATCGCCAGGAAAACATTCGCCGGGTTGGTGAAATTTCCAAGCTGTTTGCTGACACGGGTGTGGTGGTGTTGAGCAGCTTTATCAGCCCCTACGCTGAAGATCGGGCCCAGGTGCGTAAAATGCACGAAGAGGGTGACCTTCCGTTCATGGAGGTGTTTATCGACTGCTCCCTGGAGGCGGCGGAAGAGCGCGACCCCAAGGGGCTGTACAAAAAGGCCCGTGCCGGTGAAATTCGCGGCTTTACCGGAATTGACGATCCCTATGAAGCGCCTGCGAGCCCGGAGCTCCACCTGCGCACTGACCAGATGAGCCTGGAAGATGAAGTCGACGCGGTCATCAAGGCGTTGCAGGAGCGTGGCATCATCATTTAA
- a CDS encoding DUF6351 family protein, whose amino-acid sequence MAWSTRKLFARLNTRRVVTGVVASFFILLGLGGWFVYEKLPRIPGVPKSPVVGVPPGALDHAPQPAYAGDHPRKSGRPAEYFPFPIAIGETGPVETLFAGPSTYPFLCGENKITGAQPLVDNHKGEGVPVFALNEDGQQTDEIIGYSRDCSHSTSVSYVYRSTIDGQFHPLENVQNDIDQVTVNGKTTDFVVRLETGTINRFFYSIAVLRGEGETAEKPNTSNWNKRLIYQFRGGVGVGRRQGNVSRKAIVERRADQLARGYAVVYSTANQTSNHYNIWLAEDTARRLKKQFSALYSEPLYTVGIGGSGGAIQQYLLAQNAPGVLDAALPLYSYPDMVSQTIYVFDCEPLEYFFDVVAAEDPRWRDVSEREAVIGLATKEEFDHRFKVLENAAAFFDGRYRATANGASECVQGWRGLVPLVNNPNFVHFSNSFADHVAEKTHWSHWEDLRDFYGADQNGYANSAWDNQGVQYGLQALKQGHINVDEFLRLNATIGGWKDPTEQGGEKLWFMNGEVFPVELSVWSEHNMNLGSLDNPAPRSIANVAAIEGIFRSGHVFLGDVEIPILDVRHYLEGELDMHHSLASFSSRERIRRARGHADNQLIWMSHKSYDPVDEALDIIDHWMQKIIEHPELGVAGNKPVEATDRCFDKDGNVMAAGPGVWNGEWNHKPAGACMQQYPIYSTPRLMAGAPITGDVFKCALQPVERAVAKNLYGEATANIVERIEDLRRIFPDGVCNYNAPDIGRPKNPLFQKGGDVMIAGHPVSADYRQLGEAVAQEDEPAGEEIQPMPVSVEDPEAAENNL is encoded by the coding sequence ATGGCTTGGAGCACACGGAAACTGTTTGCCCGATTGAATACACGGCGAGTAGTGACGGGAGTGGTGGCTTCATTTTTCATTCTATTGGGGTTGGGCGGCTGGTTTGTTTACGAAAAGCTGCCAAGAATTCCCGGGGTGCCAAAATCACCGGTAGTGGGCGTGCCGCCTGGCGCGCTGGATCACGCCCCGCAACCGGCGTACGCAGGTGACCACCCGCGAAAAAGTGGGCGGCCTGCTGAATACTTTCCATTTCCTATAGCCATTGGCGAAACCGGCCCGGTTGAAACCCTGTTTGCGGGGCCGTCTACCTATCCTTTCTTATGTGGTGAAAACAAGATTACCGGCGCCCAGCCTCTGGTGGACAACCACAAGGGTGAAGGTGTGCCGGTGTTTGCCCTGAATGAAGATGGGCAGCAAACTGATGAAATCATCGGTTACAGTCGAGACTGCAGCCACAGTACGTCGGTCTCCTATGTTTACCGCAGCACAATCGACGGCCAGTTCCACCCGCTGGAAAATGTACAAAATGATATAGACCAGGTAACGGTTAACGGGAAAACCACCGACTTTGTCGTGCGTCTCGAAACTGGCACGATCAACCGATTCTTTTATTCCATCGCCGTGTTGCGCGGGGAGGGCGAGACCGCCGAGAAGCCCAATACCAGTAACTGGAACAAACGGCTGATCTATCAGTTCCGTGGTGGTGTGGGTGTGGGGCGTCGGCAGGGCAATGTCAGCCGTAAGGCGATTGTCGAACGTCGAGCAGATCAACTCGCGCGGGGTTATGCGGTGGTCTATTCCACCGCTAATCAAACCAGTAACCATTACAACATCTGGTTGGCGGAAGACACCGCACGCCGATTAAAGAAACAGTTTTCCGCGCTGTATTCCGAGCCGCTGTACACCGTTGGTATTGGCGGTTCTGGCGGCGCGATTCAGCAGTACCTATTGGCCCAGAATGCGCCCGGCGTACTGGACGCCGCACTGCCGCTGTACTCCTACCCCGACATGGTGAGTCAAACGATCTACGTATTTGACTGCGAACCCCTGGAGTATTTTTTCGATGTGGTTGCCGCCGAAGACCCGCGCTGGCGGGATGTGTCGGAGCGCGAAGCGGTCATAGGCTTGGCGACCAAAGAAGAGTTTGATCATCGCTTTAAGGTACTGGAAAACGCGGCTGCGTTTTTCGATGGCCGTTATCGTGCAACCGCTAACGGTGCATCGGAGTGCGTACAGGGCTGGCGCGGTCTGGTACCGCTGGTCAATAACCCCAATTTTGTGCATTTCAGCAACAGCTTCGCGGATCATGTTGCGGAAAAAACGCACTGGTCGCACTGGGAAGACCTGCGTGATTTTTATGGTGCGGACCAGAACGGCTATGCCAATAGCGCCTGGGACAACCAGGGGGTCCAGTACGGTCTGCAGGCCCTCAAGCAGGGGCACATCAACGTCGATGAATTTCTGCGGCTCAACGCCACCATCGGAGGGTGGAAAGATCCGACGGAGCAGGGCGGCGAAAAACTATGGTTCATGAATGGAGAGGTTTTTCCCGTGGAGCTCTCTGTGTGGAGCGAACATAACATGAACCTCGGCAGCCTCGACAACCCCGCACCACGCAGCATTGCCAATGTGGCGGCCATCGAAGGGATCTTTCGCTCCGGCCATGTATTTCTCGGTGATGTGGAAATTCCGATTCTAGATGTGCGGCATTACCTGGAGGGGGAGCTGGACATGCACCACAGCCTCGCGTCTTTCTCCAGTAGAGAGCGCATTCGCCGAGCAAGAGGCCATGCCGATAACCAGCTGATCTGGATGAGCCACAAAAGCTATGACCCGGTGGATGAGGCGCTGGATATCATTGATCATTGGATGCAAAAAATTATCGAGCATCCAGAGCTGGGTGTGGCCGGCAACAAGCCGGTGGAAGCCACAGATCGGTGTTTCGACAAAGATGGCAATGTAATGGCCGCTGGCCCGGGTGTGTGGAATGGCGAATGGAACCACAAACCCGCAGGCGCCTGCATGCAGCAGTATCCGATTTACAGCACGCCACGGCTGATGGCTGGAGCGCCAATTACCGGGGATGTGTTCAAGTGCGCATTGCAACCGGTGGAGCGTGCGGTCGCCAAAAATCTGTATGGGGAAGCGACAGCAAATATCGTCGAGCGAATCGAGGATCTGCGCAGGATTTTTCCCGACGGAGTGTGTAACTACAATGCGCCCGATATTGGCCGCCCCAAAAATCCTCTGTTCCAGAAGGGTGGCGATGTCATGATCGCGGGGCATCCCGTCAGTGCAGATTATCGTCAGCTGGGTGAAGCGGTCGCGCAGGAAGATGAGCCTGCTGGCGAAGAAATTCAACCAATGCCGGTATCCGTCGAAGACCCGGAGGCAGCTGAAAATAATTTGTAA